In Citrus sinensis cultivar Valencia sweet orange chromosome 3, DVS_A1.0, whole genome shotgun sequence, the sequence aaaaaaggatagAAATGGGAGAGGTGGgggtggattcccactcccacctcccccaatgggagtcccactcccactctcCACTCCAAAAATGAGTGAGGCCTACGGAGTGGGACTCTCAATCCCTCTCCATTTTAAGTAAGTAaacgctggagtgggaggaatccacactcctcactcccactccagcaagtaaacacaacaaTAATGAACTGTGGGAGtcaagtcaaaattttaagaacaTTGGCTTAGTgctcattatttatttattatgatgCCGGATCTCCGATTTATACATATACATGTCCATAGATAATAGATACATGTTCAACATTATTCGTTATCTCACAGAGTTGAAAAAAGGGTCACTAAAACACACTTGGTTGTCAGTACTCAGTAGTGTCGAGTCGTCGGACACAAAACTTCACTCGTCACTTGTGCTCCTCAACATTATTCTCAGCACCTCCCCTCATTCGTAAGCCCGGCCTTGCTGTTGTTGATGCCATCTACTTGGTCCCTTGAAGAACCAATCTTGATCTTGGTTTCCGAACACGCGTTCCACTTCATCGGCCCTGGTGTTAAAAGCCAATTCTTTAGCTTCGCTCTCCATAACCTTGAATATCTTATTTCTCCCCGCAAGAGGGAACCTGATGTTGCCCTCCGCATTGATTTCGAAGCAGACAACTTCAAGATTATTGTTTTGTGATGCGACTGTGACAACAGGATGACCTGCCGGGACGATGTACGCTGAATCGGTCCTTATCCGGGAGCTTACTTTGTGGTACGTGGCGCTGCCCTCTTCTCTTGTGCTGCTGCCTTGATGTCGGCGTTCACTTGATGACCTGGATACGTGTGGGCATGCGATCTCAATGTACCCGTCTCCTGCAACCACCACCGCCACCTTTGTTGACCTTGAGTTGTAGAACGGAGCAGCCATTGCTCCCTTGGAGATGTTGGCGTAGGAGACCGTGATGTCCAGGTCTTCAAGTGGCCTAAAGTCGTTGGAATCGGCTTCAAAGAGCTCCCCGAAGTTGTTTGAATGAGAAGGGCGCTTTCCGAAAAGATTGAATGTGCCCCTTGATTCCCCCGCAAATGGCCAAATGCTGGGCCCTTCCTGACTTCGGCTCAGAGCTCGAATCTGTTGCTTGCTGGCTTTCACCATGGCTCCTTGGTCCTGTTGGAATAATACTCTCTCCAGGCTGTCCCTTTTCGTCTGGGAAGGAAAATTAATGCACAtcaattagattaaaaaaaaaagcatatgttacaacttaattttattactaagaaattaattacctTAAAAGCGGATTCAAGTATCTCCCAACTGAAAGCCCTCAAGAAAGATTCAGGATTTTCACCACCCGCCCCATAGAATGCCTGCATCAGAGAAAAGTTCGGAGGAGCCAATGAAAAATCCCACTATGATCAATTATGTAGATGCTAAAAACTAGGAAGGAAGGGAACAGAGCAAAGATATAATATACCTCGTACTGGCCAGGAAGATTGAtggatttaataaatttgacgATGTAAAgtttttcatcatcatctgtATTGGTGACATAGAAAGTATTACCAGAAGGAACCCTTATGATATCTCCACGTTTAACATTGTAGCTCTCTCTGTTATTCTCACGGATCACAGTGATAGTTCCTTGTCCTACAAAAAAGCCAAAGAGTCGACGAAACATAACGTAAATCATATATTCATCTCATCCCCCAAGTAcgtaaacaataaaaaagatagtggaaacaagaaaaattaccccaagaaacaaagaaaacggCATCAGCATCCAAGTGGGTTGGAGTTACAAATGTTTGAGGATTAGCAATAAGAATGCCAAGGCGGTACTTCTCAAGGCCACGAAGAAGCTTTGATCTTTGAGTGAACTTGGGAAGAAAAGCAACTCTTCCATGTTGGCTGGTAACTCTACTACTGAAGTGATGTTTATGAAAGACATATGGAttctcatcttcttcttcttcttcttcttcatgcCCTTGCCACTACCTCTCCTCATCTccctcttcctcttcctcttcctcttgcGTGTTATGTTGTCCTCCTTCtccctctttctctcttctatATTTCTCCTGACACCTAAACCGACACAGCGCTCTCTGTTGTCCTCCCTCCTCTTGCCGATCGCATTCCCTCTGGCACTGCCTCAGATGCTTTTCTGCAGGCTCACCAGGGTTCATCCACTCGTGGCGGCCGCcccattctttttcttcttcactcTCTCCCTCTCGATGCCTTTCTCGTTGTTCCTTCTCTTTGTAGTACTCTTCACACGTCCTTGCGCATTGCTCCTTCTGCTTCTCGTCGTATTGTTGTCGGGCTCTGCACTGATGCTTGCACTGTTTTAGCTCTGGGTCTTTTGTAGCCAGAGCTAAACCAGCACACAGGACTAAGACAGAAAGTGTGAAAAGGGTAAAACAAAGCTTTCGATTCAtagctattattataaacagGACAACACTTGGGGATTCCTTTAATTGCTTGCTGTCTTCGATTTGTTGCTGATGAAGAGATTGAGAAtggaaattgatttatatactgtgatattaaaatataaaattggaTGGCAATGGGATAGTTAACTCATGCAGGCAGACGAGTGTCCATCCAACGTGTCGAGCTCAGTGAGTATTCAATCGCCGCGTATCACTGCACTAGCATTGCTGATGACTATATGGAACAACTATGTCCGTGCAGCAAAGTTCAGAAAGATTTTTGCTGTGTAcggttttaaatttttctcttggAAACCTCGATGTTCCAATACAGACGGAGTCTTCACGTAGCAGTACGGACAAAGTAGCTAgctgacaaaaaaaaattacagaacgAACTATAATGCCTACGGtgttattatgttaattaattttttaatcttttatctcCTACAGCGCATGGCTTTAGAAgtaattttgtcttttgtttaAATAAGGGAACTCGGCAGACAAAGGCTCAGGCCTTTCACCgcataaagaacaagcactaATTTGTATGGTGATATGATCGAACTTGCTAAGGATATCGGCTCGTAGCAgttgtgaaaaaataaaaaaataaaaagaaaaaagatgcgACTTATTAGTAGAGATATACATGATTCTACTTTTGTTCACACTGATGGGCGTTCATCGGTTACAGCTGGCTGGCTTGAAAGTCCTTTTCAGGACTCTTAAACATGGCAACATAAATAACCTGCTGAAGCCATGCAATGGAATTGTAAGTGATAAAAGGTGCTGGAAATGAACACAACTCGGTGATAGGCTGATAAGGGGTGTATAAATCGGCATTGTTGCTTCACAGGTGCATAGTAACTGCATATAAGTGATGACAGGTGCTGGAAATGAACACAACTTGCCAACTTGGCGATGGGCTGATAAGTTAAAGGGTGCATCAACCGGCCCTGTCGCTTCAGAGGTGCGCAGCAGCAGTACCGGTTGTCATTACAAGGTTAGAGCACAATGTAGACTGAAAAATATTCAAGCTGtgaaattcaatcaatttGAGGGCAATTATACTTGTAAAACGCGCCAAACAGATTGAAATATAGGATACGGATACAAAATCATTATTGATCCTAGGCATACATATTCGCTCACTCATTCTTCTCCAACATCTCCCATTATATAATAAGatctcaataaattaaacacGGTTCTTTAAAGATCCGGCATGCCCTTTCCACTTTTAGCATCGTATGTCTTCTTCATCACAAGATCCACTGGAGTATCCTTGGGACCAGCTGCAAAAATAAGACAGAATAATGAATATCAGAGAACAGGCAAAAACAATCTCTCATCTTAAGAAAACTTATAAGGACCTCTGCAATTAACAGCTGATACTGGTTCTATCCAAGATATTCTATCGGTGAAAAATGTTCTATCTTTATACTGGTTCATTccaattttgtattttgtatccACTGAACATGCTGAGGGAAAATATTCATATAAGTGAATTCTtgacttaaaaaattacaccTATGATGCAAGCAATAGAACTTCATAAGAGATTATTAATAGAGCAAATGCCTCCAATTTTGAAGGGTCTGAAAGGACCAGCCTGAAGGTAAAACCCTAACGAAAATTTTCAGATTAAGAAGTATTACCGACATTTAAGTTTTGGTAGGTGAACAAAGCTACATCCTAAGCAATGCATCTAGATCAAGAATTGTCCTTGGTCATTTAACTAATTGCTAcgagaagttaaaaaaattgtattaatcATTTTGATCAACAATGCAACTATAAGCTAAGGAACATTCATAGATGAGATGTTGGTTAGTAGTGGAGAattgtaaattacaaaaagatgagCATACATTCCATATGATGTACATTGGAAACTAAACCtgctctaatttttttcatcccttttctttctcagcttttaatgaataatattttcagGTCATCCAAAGGCAAATTCCCTTAAGACCTTTTtataaaagtaatattttcaaatattaccGTCCATTCAATAGGTACTCACTGTAGGGTAGTTCCAGACTTCCAGTATGCAAAGATGATAATGCACAATGATACAACCTCTCCCAGACAGAAAGAATGGTATCCCATAGAATAGATCACAAGTAATAAACATAAGCAGTGAATGATAAAGAAACCAGTAGATATGACAAAAATATAGACAAgatattcatatttatattacagATAAAAGAACAGAAAAGGGGATAAGTTTAAGTTATGTACCAACTGTAGGTCTTGGTGTTGTCCTTATCTTCAAGATCTCAGGACGAGGAATTATGGACCCAGATGCTCCTATACCTCTAGCTACTCTTACTTTAGTTCCGTCTTCTAGATATTTAGTTCCAACCTTACAAGGCTTCCTGCATGAGTAAACatcaattatcatttttttaggTCATAAGATGCTAAAACCAGAaattgaattagataaaaagaTACAACTATACCCCGTAACGGGATCAAGAACTTGAACATTTGAAGCATGAATTGGGGCTTCAACTGTAAAGATTCCACCTTCATGACCTTCTCCTCCCTTGATATGCTTTTTTACCTGCACACAGATCCATATCAATGGAGTCATGAATTACTAGACAAGATAAAAACTATTCATTTAGATTTTTGGAGGCAGGACAAAACACACACTTAAATGCAAGGacataaacaaataatgaaCAAGCATGCATTGGAAACTCTAAATCATCAAAGGAGACTCCAGAAAGATTAAGAGACAATCACAATAACTTTATTCATACTTAATAGAAGATGCCACCGTGTTGATTTCTACTTTAGTTTTCTTGCTTTTGAGTCATTAAACATACACTTTGCGGATAATGTTCAGATTAGAACTTCAAACCAACGAGGTCTCTAAGAATCAGCACAAGTTTGCTTTAAAGTGTACAGGCCACTGCATCAAACACACAATGGTCTAAGTTCAATTTCTTCACAGAATAAAATGTTTCAATATAATGAGACCAATACTAGAATCACGGAGACAAGCAAAGCATCAAAACAAGGAATATAGTTAGTCAAACATGCTATAAGTCAAGCTAACACTTAACACAAATCTTCAGTTACTATTGTGATAATTTATGTGTGTCAGTGTCAGGATGTCATAAACTCATAGGTTCTAACCAATATAAACTCTTATAAATTCAGAGTCTAATAATGAAAGCAAAAACCAACGGTTCAAAAAACGATTTAACCAAAATTGATAGGAGGATTCTGTTGGGGTCAAACAAGTACTATCCTGAGAACTGCTTCCTTAAACTTAAACACAGGCAGACAACTTTCCCCTTCTCTTGGAAACAAGAAACCAAGACAGAATTATAACATGACAGAATAACTGCAACAAAGCAAGAGTCGTAAACAACTTTCCCCACCAGATTTTTCCCCTCGACAATGACTCGGTTTTGAGATCGAATGACACGCTTAATAGCACCAGTTTCGCCTTTATCCTTACCCCTAATGATCATAACCTGTAAGTAAAATGagtaaaatacatattatttgAAAGTCCAGATAAGATAAATAGCAATAATGAATCTGTTAACCACATTCTCACATTATCTCCTCTGAGTATTTTCCAGTGCCTGATGAGTTTCTCGGCAGCTTTCCAGCCCATTTCAAACTTAGAAAGAGATCAGTATTCTTAGAGAAGTACCTGCACGTGTCACTGCCAAACAGAAttcttatcataattttctaaaagttttaaaagaaaacccaattcatttcatccattttcttttttctatagaaataaaatttactcaaCATAATCTCATTCAAATTGCACCAAACAGACAGAATCTCATTGTTCTGGAAAGTGATTGGATTAAGAATACCCAAAATGGAATGGCATCGCTTGGCCATAAattagggggaaaaaaatccaACCATTCAATGtccaatatataataatatggCACCCAAATGGTTCAGAGGTCATGAACAAATCataagagagagagggagacaGATTAGTAGATTACCCGACGGAGTAAAGAGCCCTGAGCTTGCAGAGTTTCcgggtttagggtttttgcCGATATAGAGAGAGAAGGCGTTACGACTCTGGGCAGGCCTTCCAAGAGTTGTCTCGTTtgaccattttcatttttaatttgggCCCGTTCGGTACCGTTTTCAAGGCCTTGTTCGTTTTTGTTTTGGGAGTATAAACATAATATACGTTCGGTGGCTTGaatctaaaaaatgaattacaaaacaaaaaattcattttcacgTTTAGAGTTATAAAATTGCGAACGCCCTAAATATGTTTTCAAAcgaattgtaaattaaattaaaaaataaatcccaaaacaaaatctaaaagttATCTTCCTCCCCCGAAATCTTATCCCTCCCTCTCGTTATCTCGTCGCAGCTCTCCCTTCGTGGCTGATACTTCTCCTTCGACCACAACCCACTTGAATCGTGCacaaatctctctctctccttcttctttatcTAGGTCTACTTCACAGCTATCTCCCCTCGGTGGCTGTTACTTGTTCATCGACCGCAATCCACCGTCACAACTCTTTCTCTCCGTGCCCTAAATTGGCTGTTGTTCCATCTCTGTTGCTACTATTGCCCCATCTCCGCTGTTGCTACTTCATCTCTGCTTAGTCTCGACTATTGCTCCAGCTGCTCTTTGCTTCGTTTCTGCCCCATCTCTGCTCGCTTGTACTAGTCTTCAATTTTTCGATTTGAGTAAATTGTGAGTGTGgttctttttgtttattttaaacccAAATCATATTCGTTCAATTTTTTAGACAAATAGAATGTTTGTCTCTTGAGCTCTGCATTTGTATCTTATTTAAGGATTGTTAGAAAAAGAACGATTTGCTGTTGGCTGGATTTGTGAGAAATGAAACACATATCTATTTAGATGCTCATATGAGAAATAtgagaataaaagaaattagtaTACCTATCCAATGAGTTAAATTCTGTGCTTGGTGGCTCCATGAAAGTagttcaaattgaaatttgattgGAAAGCCTTTTATGAGAATTGTGCGACAGAGGAAAGAACATTTTTCCTggagtttttattatttttttgactcAAAAGTCCTTAGATCATAATTCTTATTTCCTGTATGAGCTCTCTTACTTATAGTCGCATTGACTACAATCgtatgaatttgaatgagaagTGTTTGgttatatgaaaaaataataataataataataaaagcaaaataatatgctcaattattataataaatggtGTGCAAAATTCTGTTTGTTCTTGTGCATCTATGCATACATGTGTCGAATTTGAATTAGCAATTCAAGATGATAGCTTGttaacaaaattatgtttGTTTAGTTGGGTGAATAACCCTCACTAGATTACTACTTTACTTGTTTAGATAGGTCACACATTAGAACTtccttattgaaaatataCTACTGGtcaccaaatttaaaagtaGCATCAATTATCAATGTACACATTATTAGCTTACCAGTTTCATTGTTGGGTTTGCTGGTTATTAAGTTTAGGGGAGCAATCTcagttaattttgatgatttatatatgtatttaatttcatttttaataactcACATGCAGGAAATATGGATTCTCGGCTTAATTTGGACTTATGGTTTTCGCAATTTCA encodes:
- the LOC102630763 gene encoding uncharacterized protein LOC102630763, whose translation is MGWKAAEKLIRHWKILRGDNVMIIRGKDKGETGAIKRVIRSQNRVIVEGKNLVKKHIKGGEGHEGGIFTVEAPIHASNVQVLDPVTGKPCKVGTKYLEDGTKVRVARGIGASGSIIPRPEILKIRTTPRPTVAGPKDTPVDLVMKKTYDAKSGKGMPDL
- the LOC102619117 gene encoding LOW QUALITY PROTEIN: vicilin Pis v 3.0101 (The sequence of the model RefSeq protein was modified relative to this genomic sequence to represent the inferred CDS: substituted 1 base at 1 genomic stop codon); the encoded protein is MNRKLCFTLFTLSVLVLCAGLALATKDPELKQCKHQCRARQQYDEKQKEQCARTCEEYYKEKEQRERHREGESEEEKEWGGRHEWMNPGEPAEKHLRQCQRECDRQEEGGQQRALCRFRCQEKYRREKEGEGGQHNTQEEEEEEEGDEERXWQGHEEEEEEEDENPYVFHKHHFSSRVTSQHGRVAFLPKFTQRSKLLRGLEKYRLGILIANPQTFVTPTHLDADAVFFVSWGQGTITVIRENNRESYNVKRGDIIRVPSGNTFYVTNTDDDEKLYIVKFIKSINLPGQYEAFYGAGGENPESFLRAFSWEILESAFKTKRDSLERVLFQQDQGAMVKASKQQIRALSRSQEGPSIWPFAGESRGTFNLFGKRPSHSNNFGELFEADSNDFRPLEDLDITVSYANISKGAMAAPFYNSRSTKVAVVVAGDGYIEIACPHVSRSSSERRHQGSSTREEGSATYHKVSSRIRTDSAYIVPAGHPVVTVASQNNNLEVVCFEINAEGNIRFPLAGRNKIFKVMESEAKELAFNTRADEVERVFGNQDQDWFFKGPSRWHQQQQGRAYE